AGGGCGCCTTCACCGGGGCGGAGCGCGCGCGGGATGGGCTCTTCATGGAAGCGAATCGGGGCACGCTCTTCCTCGACGAGATCGGCGAGCTTCCCCTGGCCCTGCAGGTGAAACTGCTGCGGGCGCTGCAGGAGCGCACCATCCGTCCGGTGGGCGGGGCGCAGGAGCGAGAGGTGGACGTGCGCGTGCTGGCGGCCACCTCGCGCGACCTGGTGCAGGAGGTGGAGGACGGACGCTTCCGGGAGGACCTCTTCTATCGCATCAACGTCATCCACCTGCACCTGCCGCCGCTGCGCACCCGGCCCGAAGACATCGCGCCGCTCGCCGAGCATTTCCTGCGGCGCCATGGCAGGCGGCTGGGAATCGATCCCAAGCCCCTCTCCTCGGAGATCGTGAGCGTGCTGGCGCGATACTCCTGGCCAGGGAACGTGCGCGAGCTGGAGAACGTGATCGAGCGGGGGCTGGTCCTCTCCGGGGGCGAGCTGCGCGAAGAGCATCTCCCTCCGCACGTGCGCACCGCCACGCCACAATTCAACCTCCCCGCGGACGAGGACGACCTCTCCGTCAAGCGCAGGCTGCCGGCCCTGGAGCGGGAGCTGATCGCCCGTGCCCTGGAGCGCACCGGGGGCAATCGCACCCGCGCTTCAGAGCTCCTCGACCTCTCCACTCGTGCCCTCACCTACAAAATTCAAGAGTACGGTCTCGACTGAGACCGCTCGTATTGCGCCGTAACATCCCACCCGACATCGTGGCCTCCGCCAGCTGAAGCGCGAGGGCCACCGGTCGCCTCGCGCCGGCTCCCCACACGCGAGGTGGCGATGTTCGATCCACTCGATCGCTCGGGCTACACCCTCGTCGAGCTCGTCGTCCTGCTCGTTCTCACCGCCCTGCTGAGCTCGCTGGCGGTTCCCTCCTTCTCCCGCACGATCTCCTCGTTCCGCACCCGCGCGGCGCTCGCTCGCCTGGCGGGTGACCTGTACCTCGCACGGGCGATGGCGCTCGAGAGCGGGCAGACCATCACGCTGCGCTTCGAGCCGCCGAGTGGCTGCGCGCGCCGCTACGAGATCGTCGACGCGGAGGGCACGGTGCGGAAACAGGTGAGCAGCGATCTGGCGGACAGCGGGGTCTGTCTGGAGAGCAATGTCGAACGGCCGATCCGGGTGGACGGGCGTGGGCTACTGGTGGGCTCGCCGCGGACGATCCGGGCGCGACGAGGTTCGCTGACCGATTCGATGACCATATCCATGGTGGGCCGGATCTATCGCTGGTGAAGGGCTAAAGTTTTCGGAACTTGCGACCGTCCCGCCTGCCTGGTCGGAAGTTTTTTCCAATTCAGGAAGATCCTGCCGATCCGCAGGAGGGGCATGGCGGACAAAAAGCGGCGCAAACAGGTGGTTTTCGCCCGGGCACGTGACTTTCCAATGCCTGGCGGTCATGAAAACCACACTTGCGCGAGTTCGGAACAACGGCGGGTTCACGCTGATCGAGCTCGTCGTCGTGTTGATGCTGATGGGCATCGTGGCGGCCCTCGCCGAGCCCTCGATGACCGAGTACCTGAACCGGAGCAGGACGCGGCGGGCGCTCGACCGGATTACCGGCGACATCCTGATGACGCGGATGCTGGCGGTGCGCTCGGGGCAGGCGGCGGTGCTCGAGATGACCGGCCCCTCTACCTACCGGATCTGGGTGGACGGTGATCCGGCGGACACCGTAAAAACGGTCTCCCTTTCGTCGGATTACGCGGGCGTGACCGTGCAGCCGCCCACTGCCGATGGGCGACTCACCTTCAACGGCCGGGGGCTCCTGGTCGATCCGGGAACGGGGCAGATGATCGCACGCCTCGGGCGAGGGGCGGACACCCTGAAGATCACGGCTGCGGGGAGGGTCTACCGTGCCTACTGAGAAGCGGATGCAGGCGGAGGGAGGCTTCACCCTGATCGAGGTGCTGGCGGCGATGCTGGTGCTGGCTATCGGGCTGATGGGGCTGCAGGCGCTGGGCATCGGAGCGGCCCGTTCCATCGTTCGGGCAGACTTCCAGAGCGAGGCCGCGGCCGCGGCGACGACGGCGATGGAGGCGCGACAGCAGTCCATTCGCGCCAATCCGGGCGCGGTGGCCACCGGTGAGAGCTGTGATAGCGATCCGGTAAACGAGGTGTCCGTCTGTGTGCGAGTGGAGACTCGGACTGGTGCCCCCTCTCTCCCGGTGGGAACGGCGCGGGTCACGGTCCGGGCGATCCACCCACGCCTGCCGCAAGACACCTTCACCGTTACCTCATACGTCTATGACCCCGGACTCCCGTGACCCGCGGCGCCCGGACGGGCGCGCGGGCTTCACGCTCATCGAGATCCTGGTCGCGCTGATCATCAGCGGCATCGTGGTCAGCGCGATCTTCCAGCTGCTGCAGGGGAACAGTCGCTTCGTCGAACGGCAGTCCGCGCGCGAGGAGGTGCAGCAGAACGCACGCGCGGCGCTGGACCTGATCGCGGGGGATCTACGTGCGGTGCCGCCCGGCGGGATCGTGGAGATGCAACCCGACCGCATCCGGGTGCTGCAGCCGCGCGCGTGGGGTGTGCTCTGCAACACCGTCAAGCCCGCGACCGTCACCGCCTGGGTGCTGTTCCCGGCGAACGTGGTACCCGATGAGACCTTTTTCGGCCGCCCGCATTGGGGCATCGGCATCGAGCAGACCACCGACCCGCTGGTGCACACCGGCGCCTACCGCTTCATCGCCGGACCGACCCGCGATACATCGGCCGATCTCTGTGGCGCCGTTCAGCCGCAGGCCTCAGCGGATCGTGTGCGGCTCGGCTTCATCACCCCGGGACCTCCTTTCACCCTCGGCGACTCCGTGCCGGCCGGCACGCAGGTCATGCTCTTCGAGGAGATCCGTTACGACGTGGCCCCCAGTGGCAGCGGAGGCGTTCCGGGAACATGGATCCGCCGCATGATCGGCTACTCGGGAGCTGCTCCCAACATGCAGCCCATGGCGGGGCCGGTCCCCGACGAGGGCGCGCTCCAGTTCACCTACCTGCAGGCCGACGGGGTCACGCCGGCGCTCACCCCGGATCAGGTCCGGCAGATCGGTATTCGCGTGGTCACCGAGAGCCGCACCCGCGCCGCGCAGGGAGGCACGCTGCGACCCGAGCAGGTGGATACGGCGGCCACCACCGTATACCTGCGGAACACCCCATGAAAACCATGTGGAAGACAGTCGATTTCGGTCGCCCGCTGCGGGACGAGAGCGGCGTGGCCCTGCCGCTCGCGCTCGTCGGGCTCGTTTCCGTCACCCTTCTGGTCACCACTGCGCTGATCACCTCCTCGACCGAGCTGGCGATCAGCAATGCGCACCAGGGGGCGACCGAATCCCTCTACGCCGCCGAAGGGGGCGTGCAGGCGTATGTGGCCGAGGCGGGAACGATCCTCTCGCAAGTGGCGGGAAGTCCGCCGTTCGAGTACACCCCGAACGGGGCGGAGCCGGTGCGCATCTCCGTGACCCACCTGGGCAATCGGATGGCCGAGGATTCGTCTCTGCTGCGGCTGTTCACCGTGCAGGCGACGCCGGTCAGCGGCGTGGGTAGGACCGTGGCGGCGATCGTCACGCAGGTCCTTCCACCGCCCGTCCCCTTGCAGACTAACATCACCTCGGCGCTCACGCTCGGAGGCAACCTCGACGTCGACGGAAACGCCTTCTGGGTGAGCGGCCGATCGGAGGATCCCTCCTGCGGCGAGGGTGTGGAGGCCGTGCGGATGTCCAACGAGTCCACGATCGACGTCAAGCCCCAGCACGTGGACAACTTCGTGGGCGTTGATGACGCAGGGAATTTCGTGGAGGGCTACGCGGCCATCGACCAGACCGAGCTCACGCGGGCGGAGCTCGCGCTCGACGTCATGGGCGGAATGACCCTCCAGCAGCTGATCGCCCTCGTCCCGCCGCAGAACCGCTGGGGTCCGCGCTTCTCTCCGCCGGGTGGTCCCGTGCGTGAGTTCTCCGGCTATGTCACGGAGGCCGAGGGAGTGGCGGTGGTCGACGGCGATGGCGGGACGGTGTTGCTGGAGGGGGGGAAGGGGTTGCTGATCATCGTGAACGGAAACCTGGAGATGGCCGGCAACGCGACCTTCGACGGCATCATCATCGTCGAGGGAAGCTTCTGGCTGCACGGTACGCCGCAGGTGACCGGGGCGTTGATCAGCCTCTCCATCGACGCCGAGAACCTCATCGAGCTGGATGAGGAGGCCGGACTCAGCGGCAACGTGACCATCCAGTACGACCGCTGCCAGATCAACGAAGCCGCGCAGAGATTCGGCGAGCTGACCCAGCAGTCGCTCACGCCCACGGTCGGCGCGACCTATGGGTGGCAGGAAGTAACGCGGTGAAACTGAAGAGTGCTCGCGAGCGACCGATAATCCCTTTCGTGGGCGCCGGACGGCGCCGAACAGAGGGCAGAACGAACCGGGCCGATGGCGAGCTCCGCCGACTCGGCAACCAGACCTTCACCGCTCGTATGATCTCATTCCTCCGTCGCAATCGCACCACGATCGGGCTCGACATCGGCAGCTCCTTCGTGAAGGCGGCTGTCGTCGACCACTCCGGGAGCGAGCCGGAGCTGACGCGGATCGCCTATCTCCCGCTGGTGGCCGACGCGATCGTGGAGGGCGAGATCATGGACCCCCCGCTGGTGGCAGACACGATTCGCGCGGTGGTGGACTCGCTGGGAGTCACACCCAAGCACGTGGTCACGGCGGTCGGCGGCCGCGACATCATGATCAAGAAGATCCAGATGGATCGCATGGCCGTGGACGACGCTCGTGAGGTGATCCGGTGGGAGGCCGAGCAGTACGTCCCCTTCGACATGTCCAGCGTTCAGCTCGACTTCCAGGTGCTCGACCCGGACGCGGACGGCCTGCAGATGAACGTGCTCCTGGTGGCCGCCAAGCGGGAGTTGGTCGACCAGCGGATGATGCTGCTGGAGGACGCCGGGCTGTCCGCGAGCGTCGTCGACGTGGATGCCTTCGCCCTCCACAACGCCTTCGGGCACAACTACCCGCAGGCGGATCGCGGTATGGTCGCGCTGGTCAACGTGGGGCACGAGATCTCGACCATCCTGATCCAGCAGGAGGGGGTGCCGGTCGTCAACCGCGACGTGCCGTTCGGAACGCGCCACATCCGCGAGGAGCTGCGGCGGATGCAGGGAATGTCCGCCGAAGAGGCCGACGCGGTGCTGCTGGGGCAATCGAGCCGCCTGCCCGAGTGCCTCCCGCTGCTGAGCGAGCGCTGCGAGGACCTGGCGATGGGGATCGAGCGCGCCCTCGCCTTCCTGGCCGTGGACGGTTTCGACGGGAGTGGCGTGGGGACGATCTATCTCTCCGGCGGCGGGGCACGCATTCCCCGCCTCAGCGACGTCATTGCCGAGCGACTGCGCGCTCGGGTGGAGATCGCCAATCCGCTCCAGCGCCTGCGAGTGCATCCCGACGCCAGCGCCCAGGTTCCGACCGACGAGCTCGCGCCGATGCTGATGCTCCCGATCGGTCTCGCCCTTCGCACCGCCGCCTGACCATGAGCGCCGTCATCGAGATCAATCTGGTTCCCGGCGCCGATCGTCGACGCTCCGGCGGCGGTCGGAAGGCAAGCCTGGGGCTCAAGCTGCCCGCCATCCCGTCGATCGGTGGGGAATCGAAGGTCCCGCTGTACGCCGCGGGGGGCGTGCTCCTGCTGCTGGCGGCCATCTACGCCCTGTGGAGCGTGAGCGCCCGTCGCGCCGAGCTGCAGGCGCTGGTCGACGCCGAGGTGCGGGATTCCACCCGCTTCGCCAGCACCATCGAGCTGGTGAACACGCTGCAGGCGCGCCAGGACACGATCCAGCTGAAGATCGGGATCATCCGCGAGGTCGATCAGCGCCGCTACGTCTGGCCGCACCTCCTGGATGAAATCAGCAAGGCGGTGCCCGCATACACCTGGCTCAGCGGCATCAGCGCGATGCCGCCCGCCGACTCGCTGGACACCGCGCCCGGAATCGCCATCCAGGGCAACGCCGGATCGACGCAGGCGCTCACCCGCTTCATGAAGAACCTGGAGAGCTCCGGCTTCATCCGGGACGTGACGCTGGTCACCAGCGAGCAGACCGAGATGGAGGGTCGCTCGGTGCACAAGTTCAGCCTCGAAGCCCGCTACGAGACGCCGGATCCGGGTCTGATCGAGATGCTGCCGGTCATCGTCATCAACGCCGAGGAGTGACCATGGATCCGCAGGTGCGACAGAAGCTGCTGCTGGCGGGCCTGGTCGTGGTGCTTGGAGGCTATTTCGGCTACACCAAGGTCTACCAGCCGAAACGCGAGGAGGTGGCCGCGCTCGAGGCCCGGCTGGACAACCTCCGGATACAGAACCAGACCGCCAAGGCGCTCACCGACGCTCAGGGACGCGGCGAGGTCGAGAGGCAACTGGAGGCGTACCGGACACAGCTCACCACGGTGGAGGGGCTCATCCCGTCTTCCGAGGAGCTTCCCGATCTCCTGGATGCCATCTCGGCCGAGGCACAGCGCACCGGGGTCGAGCTGGCGCTGATCCAGCCGGTCGGCGCGACCGCGGAGCCGTTCTATACGCGCCGCAGCTACGACCTGGAAGTGCTCGGGACATACCACGCCATCGCGGCCTTCCTGACCGAGATCGCCTCGTTGCCGCGAATCGTGACCCCCACCGGGTTGGCGCTGACGGTGGATGGGGAACAGGCGCCGGGAGAGGCGCCGAAGCTCGCGGCGAAGTTCGCCATTGAAACCTATGTGCTCCCGAGCGCGGCAGCGGACGATACTCCCCATGAACAGTAAGCGCGTCTGTTTCGCGGTGCTTGCCGCCGCGCTGTTCGCCGTTCCCGGCCGGGCCGAAGCCCAGGCAGCAGATTCGGCCATCGTCTACGAGCGCGAAGTATTCGAGTACTCGCGCGGCGGACGTGCCGACCCGTTTCGATCGCTGCTCGACGACGCGGAACTGGGGGTCCGGCTCGAGGACCTGACGCTCCAGGGAGTCATGGTCGGGGCGGAGCCCGGTCAGTCGGTCGCCGTCCTCTCCCGGGCCGGTAGCGCGACACCGCTGCGGGTGCAGGTCGGAGATCGGATTGGTGGGATTCGCATCCTGTCGATCGGACAGCACAGCGTCGAGGTGCTCGTGGAAGAATTCGGCGTTGCCCGTCGAGGGACGCTCGAGCTGAAGTCCGTCACCCAGAAAGGCATATCATGACCACGCGTTCGTGGGGGCTCCTCCTTCTGACCCCTTTCCTGCTCGCAGCGGTCCCGCACCAGAACCCGGAACCCGTCCGCGTGACCGGGCTCAGCCTCGCGCCCGCGGAGGGCGAGGCGGAGCTGGTGGTCGCCACGCGCGGTGGGCCGGTGCGCTGGTCGGACTTCACCCTGGAGAATCCCTTCCGGGTGGTGCTCGACATCGAAGGTGCCCGCAGCGACCTCGCTCAGGCCAGCTTCGACAACATCGATCGCGCCGCGATCGCCTCCGTGCGCACGAGTCAGTACAGTGCCGACGTCGTACGGGTGGTGGTCGACCTCGAGCGTCCGGTCCGGTACAGCGTAACGAGCGACGTCGAGGGGTTGAGGGTGCGCCTCGCCGTGGCGGAAGCCTTCGCGCCCTGGTCGTCGGGCAGCAACGGATCGTACGCGGCGAGCGTCCGTACCGAGCTGCCACAGGGCAGGGCGCCGGAGCCACTGCCGGTTCAGGCGCAGCAGGCACCCATCACGGTGAACTTCCAGGAAGCGGATATCCGCGACGTGCTCGCGAGCTTTGCCGAGTTTACCGGCCGGTCGATCGTGCCCGGCAGCGGGGTGGAGGGTAAGGTGACGGCGAGCATTCGCGAGCAGCCGTGGGACGTGGCCTTGCAGACCATCCTCGGCGCCTATGGTCTGGCCGCGCAGGAGATGCCGAGCGGGATCATTCAGGTGGATAGGCTCGAGAACCTGCAGGCGCGGATGACCCAGGAGCCGGTGGCCACCCGCACCTTCCGGATCAACTACGTCCCCGTTCAGGAGATCCAGGAAAGCCTGCAGTCGTTGACCTCGGAGCGGGGCAAGATCTCGTTCAACTCGACGACCAACACGCTGATCGTCACCGACGTGCCGTCCGTTCTGGAGCGGATCGACCAGATGGTCCAGCAGCTGGACGTGCGCACGCCTCAGGTGACCATCGAGGCCAAGATCGTCTTCGTCAACCGGACGCAGGCCGAAGAGCTCGGGATCATCTACGACCTGAAGGACTCGCGCGGGAACTCTCTGAACCGGATCCACCCGGCGCCCGACCCGCAGGATCCGACCCAGTCGACGCACGACAACCTCGTCCTCCTGAGCGGTAACTCGATCGCCGCACTGGGGAACGCGAATTCGCGCGTGCAGGGCCCGCAGCTCGAGACGTTGGTCTCGCTGGTGCTCGGCCGCTTCACGCTGGTGAGCTTCCTGGAGGCGCTCCAGCTCGCCGAGCTCTCGGACGTGCAGGCGGCGCCCGTGGTGACGACGCTGGACAACCAGCAAGCGGAGATCTGGGTGGGTGAGCGGACGCCGATCCGCGTGGTCGACCTCGCTTCTACCGGCGCGGCCGGCGGGGGCGGTGGCGGGACGACGGTGACCGCGCCGCGCGCGACCGCCGAGCTGGTGGACACCGGCATCCGCCTGAGGGTAACGCCGCATATCACGGCCGACCGGCGCATCCTGATGGAGATGCACGCGGAGCGCTCCAGTGCGCAGCTCGCCGCGACCGACATCGGCGTCATCTTCCAGACCCAGCAGGGAGAGACCCGGGTCATGGTCAACGACGGCGAAACCGCGGTGATCGGCGGTCTCACCGTCACCGAGGTGACCAATACGCAGTCGGGCATCCCCTATCTGATGAACATCCCGTTTATCGGGCGTCTGTTCCGCACCGAGCGTAAGCGCGAGCAGAAGCGGGACCTGCTGATCATGGTGACGCCCCACATCGTCGACGACGCGTCGCTCGCCCAGCTCTGAGATCCATGACAATCCGACTCAACCGTGAGGGCCGCTCCGGAGCGGCCCTCCTGGCGATCCTCGTCCTTGCCTCGGGACTGACAGCCTGCGATCCGGACTCCAATGCGTGGTCGGATCTGCCCACCGGCGGTCGCGACACGGTCAACGATGACAGAGCGCCGAACGTGTCGATCGTGGCCCCCGACTCCACGGGAAGGGTGGCCGTCGGTGACTCCATATTGATCCGGGTCGAGGTCTCCGACAACGCAGGGATCGACTCGGTTCGCCTCTCCGGTTTCTCCCTCCGGGGGAGCTCCGAGCTCGGCACGCTGCGTCAGGTCGAGCGCTTCGAGTCGAAGATCGTCGACCTGAGCACTCTGTCCGAGGCGGTGACGGATACCACCATCGCCCGGTACCTGGTCGCAACCTCGGACTCGCTCCCGGAGGATGGCGTCTATCTGACGGCTACGGTCCGGGACATCGGAGGGAATGTTCGGGCGGACACGGTGCGGATCTCAATCGGCGGGCCGCGCCTTCAGGTGCTCTCGCCGGGCCTGGGGAGCACGGTCCGGGCGGGGGCGGTGCTTACCGTGCAACTGTTCGCCGCCGACAGCGTGCAGCGAATCCAGACGGTCGGAGTGCGCTTGGCTGGAGAAGGGATCGATCTCCGGGAGGAACTGGAGCTCGATCCTCCGCTCGCACGCGTGGA
This genomic interval from Longimicrobiaceae bacterium contains the following:
- the pilM gene encoding type IV pilus assembly protein PilM produces the protein MISFLRRNRTTIGLDIGSSFVKAAVVDHSGSEPELTRIAYLPLVADAIVEGEIMDPPLVADTIRAVVDSLGVTPKHVVTAVGGRDIMIKKIQMDRMAVDDAREVIRWEAEQYVPFDMSSVQLDFQVLDPDADGLQMNVLLVAAKRELVDQRMMLLEDAGLSASVVDVDAFALHNAFGHNYPQADRGMVALVNVGHEISTILIQQEGVPVVNRDVPFGTRHIREELRRMQGMSAEEADAVLLGQSSRLPECLPLLSERCEDLAMGIERALAFLAVDGFDGSGVGTIYLSGGGARIPRLSDVIAERLRARVEIANPLQRLRVHPDASAQVPTDELAPMLMLPIGLALRTAA
- the pilO gene encoding type 4a pilus biogenesis protein PilO, with the translated sequence MDPQVRQKLLLAGLVVVLGGYFGYTKVYQPKREEVAALEARLDNLRIQNQTAKALTDAQGRGEVERQLEAYRTQLTTVEGLIPSSEELPDLLDAISAEAQRTGVELALIQPVGATAEPFYTRRSYDLEVLGTYHAIAAFLTEIASLPRIVTPTGLALTVDGEQAPGEAPKLAAKFAIETYVLPSAAADDTPHEQ
- a CDS encoding PilN domain-containing protein, whose product is MSAVIEINLVPGADRRRSGGGRKASLGLKLPAIPSIGGESKVPLYAAGGVLLLLAAIYALWSVSARRAELQALVDAEVRDSTRFASTIELVNTLQARQDTIQLKIGIIREVDQRRYVWPHLLDEISKAVPAYTWLSGISAMPPADSLDTAPGIAIQGNAGSTQALTRFMKNLESSGFIRDVTLVTSEQTEMEGRSVHKFSLEARYETPDPGLIEMLPVIVINAEE
- a CDS encoding type II secretion system protein gives rise to the protein MTPDSRDPRRPDGRAGFTLIEILVALIISGIVVSAIFQLLQGNSRFVERQSAREEVQQNARAALDLIAGDLRAVPPGGIVEMQPDRIRVLQPRAWGVLCNTVKPATVTAWVLFPANVVPDETFFGRPHWGIGIEQTTDPLVHTGAYRFIAGPTRDTSADLCGAVQPQASADRVRLGFITPGPPFTLGDSVPAGTQVMLFEEIRYDVAPSGSGGVPGTWIRRMIGYSGAAPNMQPMAGPVPDEGALQFTYLQADGVTPALTPDQVRQIGIRVVTESRTRAAQGGTLRPEQVDTAATTVYLRNTP
- a CDS encoding AMIN domain-containing protein codes for the protein MTTRSWGLLLLTPFLLAAVPHQNPEPVRVTGLSLAPAEGEAELVVATRGGPVRWSDFTLENPFRVVLDIEGARSDLAQASFDNIDRAAIASVRTSQYSADVVRVVVDLERPVRYSVTSDVEGLRVRLAVAEAFAPWSSGSNGSYAASVRTELPQGRAPEPLPVQAQQAPITVNFQEADIRDVLASFAEFTGRSIVPGSGVEGKVTASIREQPWDVALQTILGAYGLAAQEMPSGIIQVDRLENLQARMTQEPVATRTFRINYVPVQEIQESLQSLTSERGKISFNSTTNTLIVTDVPSVLERIDQMVQQLDVRTPQVTIEAKIVFVNRTQAEELGIIYDLKDSRGNSLNRIHPAPDPQDPTQSTHDNLVLLSGNSIAALGNANSRVQGPQLETLVSLVLGRFTLVSFLEALQLAELSDVQAAPVVTTLDNQQAEIWVGERTPIRVVDLASTGAAGGGGGGTTVTAPRATAELVDTGIRLRVTPHITADRRILMEMHAERSSAQLAATDIGVIFQTQQGETRVMVNDGETAVIGGLTVTEVTNTQSGIPYLMNIPFIGRLFRTERKREQKRDLLIMVTPHIVDDASLAQL
- a CDS encoding GspH/FimT family pseudopilin — translated: MKTTLARVRNNGGFTLIELVVVLMLMGIVAALAEPSMTEYLNRSRTRRALDRITGDILMTRMLAVRSGQAAVLEMTGPSTYRIWVDGDPADTVKTVSLSSDYAGVTVQPPTADGRLTFNGRGLLVDPGTGQMIARLGRGADTLKITAAGRVYRAY
- a CDS encoding GspH/FimT family pseudopilin; this encodes MFDPLDRSGYTLVELVVLLVLTALLSSLAVPSFSRTISSFRTRAALARLAGDLYLARAMALESGQTITLRFEPPSGCARRYEIVDAEGTVRKQVSSDLADSGVCLESNVERPIRVDGRGLLVGSPRTIRARRGSLTDSMTISMVGRIYRW
- a CDS encoding pilus assembly PilX N-terminal domain-containing protein, with amino-acid sequence MWKTVDFGRPLRDESGVALPLALVGLVSVTLLVTTALITSSTELAISNAHQGATESLYAAEGGVQAYVAEAGTILSQVAGSPPFEYTPNGAEPVRISVTHLGNRMAEDSSLLRLFTVQATPVSGVGRTVAAIVTQVLPPPVPLQTNITSALTLGGNLDVDGNAFWVSGRSEDPSCGEGVEAVRMSNESTIDVKPQHVDNFVGVDDAGNFVEGYAAIDQTELTRAELALDVMGGMTLQQLIALVPPQNRWGPRFSPPGGPVREFSGYVTEAEGVAVVDGDGGTVLLEGGKGLLIIVNGNLEMAGNATFDGIIIVEGSFWLHGTPQVTGALISLSIDAENLIELDEEAGLSGNVTIQYDRCQINEAAQRFGELTQQSLTPTVGATYGWQEVTR
- a CDS encoding prepilin-type N-terminal cleavage/methylation domain-containing protein, translated to MPTEKRMQAEGGFTLIEVLAAMLVLAIGLMGLQALGIGAARSIVRADFQSEAAAAATTAMEARQQSIRANPGAVATGESCDSDPVNEVSVCVRVETRTGAPSLPVGTARVTVRAIHPRLPQDTFTVTSYVYDPGLP
- a CDS encoding sigma-54 dependent transcriptional regulator, giving the protein MMSAYGTRDTAIEAMRLGAYDYISKPFNAEEVLLTIHKAQERETLRREVTRLRARMAGMQGFDEVIGHSAAFREVLDLAARVAPYPTTVLITGESGSGKEAVARAIHASSPRHDGPFVGVNCGAIPENLLESELFGHEKGAFTGAERARDGLFMEANRGTLFLDEIGELPLALQVKLLRALQERTIRPVGGAQEREVDVRVLAATSRDLVQEVEDGRFREDLFYRINVIHLHLPPLRTRPEDIAPLAEHFLRRHGRRLGIDPKPLSSEIVSVLARYSWPGNVRELENVIERGLVLSGGELREEHLPPHVRTATPQFNLPADEDDLSVKRRLPALERELIARALERTGGNRTRASELLDLSTRALTYKIQEYGLD